TAAAATACTGCATAATTCAAATAGATATGTATACTACTAAGCAAGGAAACTtgataaaatctattaaaatagaacaaacaaaaaaattgtaaaaaatctatataaatggaGAGAGGGTAGGGAGTATCATTAAAGagttatatttgaattttacatagaaaataatacttaaaagttcttgaggaaaaagaaaaaaattatacatcctaaaaattgattgatattcgaaaatatcatataatttaATGCAGACTGaaatttaaaagttgaaaaacaaACGTTCAAGATTAGACTAAAATtcttcctaccaaaaaaaagattagactAAAATTCTAGTCCGCTCTTCTAAAAACGACGTTTCATCATTGGTAACTTTAGGCCCATATAGTCCAAAAACAGCCCATTTAGCTAAATTAAACTCAACTGCACCCGAACCTGGATCCGATTAACGCAAGATCTCCGATTTATTCTCCCTCCTCGATTTCAGTGAGGAGCCTGACCTCCGTCGCACCGTGCTCCCATACCTTCTTAAACCGCCGGTTCTAATTTCCCTGGACATCGCGTAGTGTCTTCTCACCATCTTCTTAACCGGTTAGTTTCTTACTCACTCGTGTTCTGAAATCACACGCCCCAAATGATTTAAAAACTCATCGATATTACCAAATTAAGCTCTTAGCTTAGCATTAATGGCGAGATCCAAACTATAAAATGTTTCCTTTATTCTCATCCCTTAAAGTACTGTTACTATATTAAGCTTCTTCCATTTTggatctcattttttttttgtccactaTATTATTAAGTTTCCTGATTTGTAtcgtttcagttttgttttgtgtaatttGGTGCATAAACTGATTTGAGATCTAAGGCTAGTAAGTATagtggaaatttttttggttgttgataAAATTTGGGATATTCTCACTGTTAGACTCAACAACATTTTACTGTTTATGGTTCTTCACTTGTGTGAATCTATTGGATACTTAAAAAAGTTTATGCATTCTTGTTTTAGGAGCTATATGCTTTgtttgattctctgtttttattttatttttgtgataaGTGATTATGATGATCACATAGGTCTGTTTAATAAATTGGTCTGACACCTCTTAAGCTAGTTATTCGCttgatttatcattttttttcttatgcctatgtttaccaaaaaaagttatataagtTAATTCtatgtttaaaaacaaaaacaaaactcaagcTAGTATAATCTCCCAcgaaagctctctctctctctctctctctctctctctttacctCTGTACTCACAGATCTATCCTCAGTTATACAACAACCACAGAGATCAAGGAAACAAGAGCACTTTCACTCTAATCGGATTTTTTCTTTCCCCCTGGTACTCTCGAAAGCTTATAAATTGTAGATTTAGGAAGTTTTCACAGGAATCGACGGGGAGAGATAACAGTGAAAAACCCTACTGATTTGAGATCTAAAGCTGATAATGTACAGCTgagattttatttggttttcaattttactGTTTATGGTTCTTCACTTGTGTGATTCAGTTTGATACTTAAAGAAAAAATCGATTTATTCTTGTTTTAGGAGCTCTATACTTTgtttgattctctgtttttttttttttttttttttttttttttttttttttttttttttttttttttttNNNttttattataaattattatgagTGAGTTTGATCACATTTGGCATGTTTTTATGCAGAGATATATACGATTAAGATGCGTGATGTAAGATTTGCTATGAGCAGCCAATGCGTTAGACCAAGGCTGAGGATAGTTGGCGTTGTGATTTTAGCGGCATGGATTGGGCTTACggctttgtttggtttgcttAAACCTATAAAGAATGGTTGTATTATGACTTACATGTATCCCACTTACATTCCTATCTCTGTGACGGACGATGCAACTCCCGGAGGAAGATATGGACTCTATCTTTACCATGAAGGTTGGAGGAAGATTGACTTTAAGGAGCACCTTAAGAAACTTAGTGGAGTTCCAGTTCTTTTCATTCCAGGCAATGCTGGCAGTTACAAGCAGGTAAGGATCACTATAATAGCTGAAGTTGGGAATTCCTTAACTAGCAGTTTTCAATGTTATTGTGGAGCctgttgttttcttttactCCAGAATAATGTAATATATCCCGATTCTGTTGGGAGCTTGTCTCTAGGTTACATGTACCAGCCTCCTTATATCCCCTGTAATGTATATTGCTCATGCAGGTCAGGTCTGTGGCAGCAGAATCTGATAGAGCATATCAGGGGGGTCCATTTGAGCGCACATTTTATCAGGAAGCTTCTCTCTTCCGTGGGGGCGGTGCAGATACAGAGTCTATAGACTATGATTTGCCTAGTCAGTACAGCAACAGACTAGATTGGTTTGCTGTGGATCTTGAAGGTGAACATTCTGCAATGGATGGTCGCATTCTTGAGGAGCACACTGAATATGTCGTATATGCCATTCATAGGGTGGGAATTTTGATAGCTTAGCTTCATTCCTTTCACGAAATTCTTAACCAAAAGTACAgaacaatataatttaaattgttaattgCGGGGTATATAGATGCTCTTGTGCGTGTGAACTTCTTTTCCCAAGTTTCATCAAGCAAAGTTCTCTAAGATAACAGAACATATAGCTTGGAGTCTTGTTTCCAATTAAGTTTATCTCTATTTGTTCCCTTATTCTATCCACTTGTTTTCTTCAGATTCTGGATCAATATAAGGAATCTCATGATaccagagaaagagaaggtGCTGCTGTGTCTAGTAACTTACCAGATAATGTGATACTGGTTGGCCATTCTATGGGTGGTTTTGTTGCCAGAGCTGCTGCAGTCCATCCTCGTTTGCGGAAATCAGCTGTGCAAACCATCCTAACACTCTCAAGTCCACACCAGTAAGTTCTCTCAATGCTTAACAAGTGTTAACGCCAAAAAACATGGTTTAGGTTTTTATATGTCTAATTTCATCCAGATCACCTCCTCTGGCATTGCAGCCATCCTTGGGGCATTACTTTGCTCAAGTGAATCAAGAATGGAAAAAAGGGTATGAAGTTCAAACATCTCCTGGGGGAAGTTATGTGTCTGACCCGTTACTATCCGGAGTTGTTGTTGTATCCATTGCCGGTGGCTACAATGACTATCAGGTCTGAAAAATATCCACCtgtattttggtttattttgttttttggttcatTCTCTATGTCGTGATGCTTTCTTTGATGGTATGTTAGTTCCAGTGGATGAGATTTGAACTGTTTTAAACGCTTAAGATTTTCCCGTTTTCCTCAGGTTCGATCAAAGTTAGAGTCACTTGATGGCATTGTCCCTTCAAGTCATGGCTTTATGATAAGTAGTACAAGCATGAAAAACGTGTGGCTGTCAATGGAGCATCAAGCTATTTTGTGGTGTAATCAATTGGTTGTTCAAGTAGGTAAAAATTCCCTAAATTGTAATCTGGAAAATGCCATGTTcaatgaattttgaaatttcgCATGCCATGCAGGTTTCACATACGCTTCTTAGTTTGGTGGACTCGAAAACTAGTCAGCCATTTTCTGATACTGAAAAGAGACTTTGGGTTTTAACCCGAATGCTTCAAAGTGCATTAGCTCAAAGTTTCAATGGAATGACACCCATGAAAGTCTCTCATGAATTAGCCATGGTGGCCTCAAAGGGTATGAATACCATCTCTACCCTGAACATATGTATATCTTGTTTAGTCAGAGTATAAGTCCTCAACGAAAGGAGatagtattttattatatttaagtTGTAAGCTTGTCCGATCTTGAGGGTGATTAACATCTATCAGTATATGTTGTCAAGTAGTGAAAATATAGCTGGAGGTATCTTTTATCTGTCAAACAGTTTTCTACGCAATGGCTAATTATGAAACAATGTCATTAGGTGTCCTTATTACTGTGGGTTCATGTATTCTCTTAAGATTCTGTTTTTAATCTTTCCAGGCTCTGAATCACAACTCTCTACGTGTTCCCTGGATTGGAAGGATGATGCTCTCGATAGGGATCTATACATACAAACGAGTACTGTTACGATTTTGGCAATGGACGGGAGAAGGCGCTGGTTGGACATAGAGTTATTGGTCTGTGCTGATAGTACTCCCTTGGGGATGTGATTTTAGACCTATATATCACTTCAATGTCAATATCGATCTCGCATGACACATTTTCTGTACAATAGGGGTCAAATGGAAAGAACCACTTTATCTTTGTTACAAATCTGGCGCCCTGTTCTGGAGTAAGACTCCATCTATGGCCTGAGAAGgagaaatcaaattcaaatttaccGGTTTGTGAAAGGGTCGTAGAAGTTACATCAAAGATGGTTCTCATCCCTGCAGGCCCTGCACCAAAACAGGTGAGTATATACACTGTCTGCTAAAGTAATTTAGGATATCAGTTACAACATTGCGAGATTTGTCTCCAAGCTTATTTCCTCTGTGCATGTTCTCTTCACATTTTCAAAAGGAAAGAAGGTCAATTAAGCATTTTCATTAACTAGATTTCTCTGTGTTTATGTTTACTAGTCAGAACCAGGGAGTCAGACCGAACAAGCTCCCCCATCTGCAGTGCTGAAGCTGGGGCCTGAAGAAATGCGCGGATTCAGATTCTTGACTATCTCAGTTGCGCCTCGCGAAGTATTTTCTCACCTTGAAACATTTGCCTTTTTTCAAATTCACGTGTAAGTGGAATAAGACCTTCTCTTGCACAGGCCATTTCTGGTAAACCTCCTGTAGCAGTTTCCATGGCAGTAGGGCAGTTCTTTAATCCTGAAGAAGGGGCCGTGGAGGTCTCATCTCAATCAATGCTCTTATCCACTTACTGGGCAAAGGTTATCATTCTGAAAAGAGACCACACTCTCCCCTTGTATCTCCAATGCTTTGAAATTAAGCTAAGTGAAATCATTGGTTAACTGATTATTCAGTTTTGGATTAATTTTCTGCAGGAAATATATTTGAAGGAGGACCATCCTCTAGCTTACAACTTATCGTTTGCTACCAGCTTAGGTCTATTGCCCACAACGCTGTCCCTGAAAACTGCTGGCTGTGGCATTAACACTTTTGGTTTACCAGATGGCGAGACAGGAGACTTGGACAAGGATAGTGAGTATTCCAAACCTCTCTTGAATCGTAGAAATTTTTCTTTCTGTAGCTTTTATCTCATAGTTTTGTCATTTAATCTTCTAGTCAGCATCTGCCTAGATTTCCAGTTCTCGTGGAAAAATATATTAGTCTTCGGTTCGTAAACTTAAAAATTTGCATTCCCTTATCTGAGTTGTCAATCTCATCATTGTTCAATTTTCAGAGCTCTGCAAATTGCGTTGTTTCCNAGCTTATTTCCTCTGTGCATGTTCTCTTCACATTTTCAAAAGGAAAGAAGGTCAATTAAGCATTTTCATTAACTAGATTTCTCTGTGTTTATGTTTACTAGTCAGAACCAGGGAGTCAGACCGAACAAGCTCCCCCATCTGCAGTGCTGAAGCTGGGGCCTGAAGAAATGCGCGGATTCAGATTCTTGACTATCTCAGTTGCGCCTCGCGAAGTATTTTCTCACCTTGAAACATTTGCCTTTTTTCAAATTCACGTGTAAGTGGAATAAGACCTTCTCTTGCACAGGCCATTTCTGGTAAACCTCCTGTAGCAGTTTCCATGGCAGTAGGGCAGTTCTTTAATCCTGAAGAAGGGGCCGTGGAGGTCTCATCTCAATCAATGCTCTTATCCACTTACTGGGCAAAGGTTATCATTCTGAAAAGAGACCACACTCTCCCCTTGTATCTCCAATGCTTTGAAATTAAGCTAAGTGAAATCATTGGTTAACTGATTATTCAGTTTTGGATTAATTTTCTGCAGGAAATATATTTGAAGGAGGACCATCCTCTAGCTTACAACTTATCGTTTGCTACCAGCTTAGGTCTATTGCCCACAACGCTGTCCCTGAAAACTGCTGGCTGTGGCATTAACACTTTTGGTTTACCAGATGGCGAGACAGGAGACTTGGACAAGGATAGTGAGTATTCCAAACCTCTCTTGAATCGTAGAAATTTTTCTTTCTGTAGCTTTTATCTCATAGTTTTGTCATTTAATCTTCTAGTCAGCATCTGCCTAGATTTCCAGTTCTCGTGGAAAAATATATTAGTCTTCGGTTCGTAAACTTAAAAATTTGCATTCCCTTATCTGAGTTGTCAATCTCATCATTGTTCAATTTTCAGAGCTCTGCAAATTGCGTTGTTTCCCACCTGTTGCTCTTGCCTGGGATTCTGCTTCTGGACTTCACGTTTTTGCAAATATCTACAGTGAGACAATAGTTATTGATTCATCACCAGCTCTTTGGAGTTCTCAGAGTTCTGAGAAAACTACCGTTATGCTTCTggtcagaattttttttagaaaaagctAGTCTCTTACTCTCACTGAAACAGAGAATTCAAAAGTTTCTTCCGTTTCCATGCCCTTCTACAGGTTGACCCTCATTGCTCATACACTGCAAGNAACATTTGCCTTTTTTCAAATTCACGTGTAAGTGGAATAAGACCTTCTCTTGCACAGGCCATTTCTGGTAAACCTCCTGTAGCAGTTTCCATGGCAGTAGGGCAGTTCTTTAATCCTGAAGAAGGGGCCGTGGAGGTCTCATCTCAATCAATGCTCTTATCCACTTACTGGGCAAAGGTTATCATTCTGAAAAGAGACCACACTCTCCCCTTGTATCTCCAATGCTTTGAAATTAAGCTAAGTGAAATCATTGGTTAACTGATTATTCAGTTTTGGATTAATTTTCTGCAGGAAATATATTTGAAGGAGGACCATCCTCTAGCTTACAACTTATCGTTTGCTACCAGCTTAGGTCTATTGCCCACAACGCTGTCCCTGAAAACTGCTGGCTGTGGCATTAACACTTTTGGTTTACCAGATGGCGAGACAGGAGACTTGGACAAGGATAGTGAGTATTCCAAACCTCTCTTGAATCGTAGAAATTTTTCTTTCTGTAGCTTTTATCTCATAGTTTTGTCATTTAATCTTCTAGTCAGCATCTGCCTAGATTTCCAGTTCTCGTGGAAAAATATATTAGTCTTCGGTTCGTAAACTTAAAAATTTGCATTCCCTTATCTGAGTTGTCAATCTCATCATTGTTCAATTTTCAGAGCTCTGCAAATTGCGTTGTTTCCCACCTGTTGCTCTTGCCTGGGATTCTGCTTCTGGACTTCACGTTTTTGCAAATATCTACAGTGAGACAATAGTTATTGATTCATCACCAGCTCTTTGGAGTTCTCAGAGTTCTGAGAAAACTACCGTTATGCTTCTggtcagaattttttttagaaaaagctAGTCTCTTACTCTCACTGAAACAGAGAATTCAAAAGTTTCTTCCGTTTCCATGCCCTTCTACAGGTTGACCCTCATTGCTCATACACTGCAAGTGTTCATGTCTCTGCTCCAGCCATGTCCAGCAGATTTGTACTTCTGTATGGTCCTCAGGTATCGTTATCCTTAACCCCATGAGTATCAGATGTACACAGTCACATGATACTAATTATGCATGTAACATGCTAGAAAATTATTACAGTGCATGAGACTTACCGCAAGACTTCCTCTCCAAACTTGATTACCATTTGTTTCTTAAATACGAGATTGCTTTCTTCATAAGGGATTGAACATTTCTTCACGTGGCGTCTGATATTGCAGATAGTTGGCTTCTCATTTGCCGTCACAGTGTTCGCTCTTATGCGGCAAGCTAATCAATGGGACAACAAACTATCAGTGCCACCATTGCTCTCTGCTGTAGAGTACAATTTAGAAATGCCATCTCCATTTCTGCTTCTAGCTGTTTTACCTCTTATAATTTCATTGTTCTACTCCTTCCTAATGGCTCAACCATTCCCTCCCCTCACAAGCTTCACAGTGGTCTCGTTGATCTGTTTTTTGATGGCCAATGCCTTCATCAGTCTGTTAATTATCGTCTCCAGATTTGCGTTTCAAGCGTCGGCCCTTGTCCACACCACTGTTAAATCAAGGTAATTGCTTTGCTTTCATCACTTTTTTTGGTTCAATCCAAAAACTACTCACCGCTGTCCAGAAATAACTGAATAAGTGTCAATTTGTTGCAGGTGCCAAGCTTTGGAACGAAACTATTCTCTTGCTTTCCTTCATTGGTTTTCTATACTTTCTTCCAGTTTCGTCTGTTTAAAGGTTTGCTTTTCGATTTTGTCCTTTACCTAAAGCCATCTAATATTAACCACATGCTGTCCTTGCTTAGCATTGAAATATAGGCTTTTAGTTTATCATCAAAATGAGGTACTGAGATTCTGTTTCTTAAAGCAGGCAGTCCGAATTCTGAAGCTCAACACAACAATTGTTATGACACTAGTCGCAGTTACCTTGGTGTCCTTTCTACATCCAGCTTTGGGTCTTTTTGTACTCCTCGCCTCTCATGTTCTTTGCTGCCATAACGCCATGTGCTGGTACGCAAGCTTTCTATCTTTTCAAATATTGTCATGTGAGATGGAAAGATGCCTCAAAATTACATAGAAAATCATCAATCAGAAATCGGTAAGAGGCAATTAAAGCTGATGGTAATTTGCATTTTTTGTTATGGAAGTATCCTGATGGCATCGAGGAGAAAGGAATCagtgaaccaaaaaaatgaagacgAGCGTAAAACACGACATGCCTCAAGCAGAGAGGATCCCGTATCAGGAGATTTGTCTGAAAAGTCATTCATTGAGACACAAGCAGACATCTTCAACCACAGGCACGGCCTACTAATATTGCATCTCCTAGCAGCTTTGATGTTCGTACCCTCTCTTGCCGCTTGGTTCCAGGTACGTTTTCCGTGTCCATAATCAGGCATtcttatgatttaaaaatctgaTTTGACTCTATTGAACTAGTGAAAGTGCTTTGTTTTGCGGTTTACTACTCGAGTTTTATGTCTTTTTAGCTTATGCCAATAGGCCCAATACCTGAAAAAAAAAGGCTTGATTGATGTTTAATGAAATTTCTTGTAGAGGATCGGAACAGGACAAAGCTTTCCTTGGTTTGCTGACTCTGCTCTTTGCGTTGGTGTAATTTTCCATGGAATACTGAACTCGAGACCCGAGTCTAGCAGCCTTCGCTCTTTCCCATTTCTCTCAGGACACCAACTCGGTCCCCATCACATCTATCTTCTTGCCGGCTACTACTGCTTCTTCTCTGGGCTAGAGTTGGCTCCATACAAAGTGTTTTATGCGATAGCTGCTTTAGGCTATATCTCTTTGGCTCTTAAGATCTCGCAGGTGAACAAGAACGACCTTCGTTTCCGTACCAAAAGCAGAATACACAGAAACTGAGTTTTACAGTCGCATGATAGCGCACAAATAGCGACTCGACCCTAAACGCTCGAAGATTTGATTTTCAATCGGTCAGGTGGGTGGATTAGGAAATTTAGAAATGAAGTCAGGAGAGTTTTGTTGCCGTTTCAAACTTCTCCAAGAGGAACATTAATTAGGATTTGTTTTATTGTGTTGTACCTGTCTTGTAATGTTGTTTtgtatttctctcttttatgtatgttattaTTACTAGGAGCACGATTACTTGAACGGTTGAACCTGACTACTATGAtaaattttgtatgattttttggTCAGTCGAGAGATTATATCCAATGTTTTTGATCGGTGATTTGCTTATGTTTAGTGGGAttcgaatttttttaattgtaatttgTATATCAAATTGACTGAAACGTGTTGACATAATCTTTTCCACAAAgcaatgaaaattttaaaagcagAAACAACCGTCATGAAAAGCCAAAAATGGAATTTACGGAATTCAGATTATGAAGCCAGCCACCAGAGCCACAGTGGCTACGGCCAAGCCGATGAAGATATCGACGGCAACAATGACGGCGGAGCTTGGTGTTGTTGCGTGGTCATTGCTGTCGTTATCGTATTGGGCCGAGACCATGGCAATCATCAATGCCAGCACCAGATAAGCTCCTGTCAACTGAAAGAAGATCTTGTTCGTCATTTTGAGGTCTTTTGTTGTAGATATTAGGTTGTTCATTGTGATTTTCTGAAAgtgatttgcttatatagagacCATTGATATGTGAACGTTAGATACTGAAAGTGATTGTTTACTTCAAagatatttttatacttttttttgtgtgccgGCTTGATCAAGTGATTCTTGATTATATTTGATTCTGACTACTTTCACATTAGTTGAACGGGGGGGAAATAGTTGTACTGTATCTTCCAGAAATGAAAGAGATGACCCATCATCAACTAgacaatattcatttttttttttttgcaaaattttgatttcaaaaaccGCCCAATTAAAGTCAAAATATTCAtcagttttggaaattttcaaaaGCGACTCATAGTTCGTGGTGAGCAATGAATGAAAGACGAAGAATATGatattgttgtttggttgtcATGAAACTGAAGCAACTATAAGTACTAAAAATGTAAATCAATAACAGTAAATATCATTAGGCGATAGGaaatatttgagattcataAACAAGGGATATATAAACATCGTTTATGAACTCAAATCATTGATGTATAATTGACCCATTGTTGTGGCACCAACTACTATGCTCAAGTAACTCAACTATATATGTTCAGAATATACTCCATAAGGACCATAACTCAACTGTATACCCCAAGTTATAACGTATCGCTTTTCTATACTAGCCATTCAATTAAACAAGATTTTGGAGAGTTAATCAACCCAAAAAATATGCAAgataacaaataaatcataCATTATTGATCGGCAAGCATAGATGAAGAATTAAAAAGATAATCTCTATATTCAGTCGATACATATAGCATTTCAAGAATGCTTTGAATTCGTAGGACCCAGTTAGATGAATGCTCATACATCATGCAAGTAAACAATCATACAAAAGAAGCAAACATCTTATTAaaatggtcaagaaacaatagGGTTAGATTTGTTTTTACTCAACagctttcatttattttgttacacTAAATTTATCAAATCATAATGATAAATGGGAGGATCTTCAAGATTCCTTTTTACTGTAGCCATTTTCATATATATCCAAGACTCTACCCATTATtcttgtaagaaaaataaacaccATTGTTTCAcatcttcatctcttcttctgcttccaattttaaaaggtataaatttttaaaaaagttttgtagAGATTAGGCTCTGAATGGAGAAAGCAGATCAAGCGGAGCGGATCAAACGGATCAGGCGGAACAAAAACGGATCAAGCAGATCAAGCAGATCTAGTGGAACAAGTACGGATCAAGCGGTTCAAAATGTATGTTTGAATGGTGAAAGCGGATCAAATAATACggatcaaatatttatattgtaaaaaactaaaaactgtaaataaaatattttacataatataatacatattaaaataaaaacttgtatttatataacatgttatttatatttatgcaaattaaaattattaaaaaatatttaatgtatacatattcaattaaaaatgctacaaatatatatattttcataaatactaaaacattaagcagaaaaatacttaaaatacaacacaataaaaatactaatatcgAGTACTTTGATTTTCTCATAACATATCTCcaatattttctctaattatattatacaaatattttgaattataactataaatatctatatgactatagtttctcttttttattaaagttaatttatatctattaatatatataaaatattcatgaAATATATGCTATAAGCAAAATGTATCGTACCTACCTTTAATTGAAAGATCATCAAACGGCAGTTTCTAATTTTGTGAAAGtggatattttgattttttttaatatttttttttggtaaaatgcCTTTTTAAGGAGtattgtaagaaaaaatatatactgaatCATAAACTAACAAGTCGAATCAATGTTTGATACGAACTGAATCATAAACTAACAAGTTGAATCAAATATCCAAAACATACTTAGAAAGTGCAAGTTGGTTAACTCAATCATGTCACATATACGAGTAAGTCATGTAGCTAAGATTATTAACAGAGTTATCAtcaaatcacatatatatatatatatatatatatatatatatatattttgggtgATTccgattattttaaaaaaatttcagtattttctaagatatttttaaattaatacatATGTACTTATACTTTACattattataagattaattaaaaaatgtttttgtccGATGATGAGGGTTGGTCTGGTGCTAagacaacgacaacaacaacga
The sequence above is drawn from the Camelina sativa cultivar DH55 chromosome 4, Cs, whole genome shotgun sequence genome and encodes:
- the LOC109124745 gene encoding uncharacterized protein LOC109124745 isoform X2, whose translation is MRDVRFAMSSQCVRPRLRIVGVVILAAWIGLTALFGLLKPIKNGCIMTYMYPTYIPISVTDDATPGGRYGLYLYHEGWRKIDFKEHLKKLSGVPVLFIPGNAGSYKQVRSVAAESDRAYQGGPFERTFYQEASLFRGGGADTESIDYDLPSQYSNRLDWFAVDLEGEHSAMDGRILEEHTEYVVYAIHRILDQYKESHDTREREGAAVSSNLPDNVILVGHSMGGFVARAAAVHPRLRKSAVQTILTLSSPHQSPPLALQPSLGHYFAQVNQEWKKGYEVQTSPGGSYVSDPLLSGVVVVSIAGGYNDYQVRSKLESLDGIVPSSHGFMISSTSMKNVWLSMEHQAILWCNQLVVQVSHTLLSLVDSKTSQPFSDTEKRLWVLTRMLQSALAQSFNGMTPMKVSHELAMVASKGSESQLSTCSLDWKDDALDRDLYIQTSTVTILAMDGRRRWLDIELLGSNGKNHFIFVTNLAPCSGVRLHLWPEKEKSNSNLPVCERVVEVTSKMVLIPAGPAPKQSEPGSQTEQAPPSAVLKLGPEEMRGFRFLTISVAPREAISGKPPVAVSMAVGQFFNPEEGAVEVSSQSMLLSTYWAKEIYLKEDHPLAYNLSFATSLGLLPTTLSLKTAGCGINTFGLPDGETGDLDKDKLCKLRCFPPVALAWDSASGLHVFANIYSETIVIDSSPALWSSQSSEKTTVMLLVDPHCSYTASVHVSAPAMSSRFVLLYGPQIVGFSFAVTVFALMRQANQWDNKLSVPPLLSAVEYNLEMPSPFLLLAVLPLIISLFYSFLMAQPFPPLTSFTVVSLICFLMANAFISLLIIVSRFAFQASALVHTTVKSRCQALERNYSLAFLHWFSILSSSFVCLKAVRILKLNTTIVMTLVAVTLVSFLHPALGLFVLLASHVLCCHNAMCCILMASRRKESVNQKNEDERKTRHASSREDPVSGDLSEKSFIETQADIFNHRHGLLILHLLAALMFVPSLAAWFQRIGTGQSFPWFADSALCVGVIFHGILNSRPESSSLRSFPFLSGHQLGPHHIYLLAGYYCFFSGLELAPYKVFYAIAALGYISLALKISQVNKNDLRFRTKSRIHRN
- the LOC109124745 gene encoding uncharacterized protein LOC109124745 isoform X1, translating into MRDVRFAMSSQCVRPRLRIVGVVILAAWIGLTALFGLLKPIKNGCIMTYMYPTYIPISVTDDATPGGRYGLYLYHEGWRKIDFKEHLKKLSGVPVLFIPGNAGSYKQVRSVAAESDRAYQGGPFERTFYQEASLFRGGGADTESIDYDLPSQYSNRLDWFAVDLEGEHSAMDGRILEEHTEYVVYAIHRILDQYKESHDTREREGAAVSSNLPDNVILVGHSMGGFVARAAAVHPRLRKSAVQTILTLSSPHQSPPLALQPSLGHYFAQVNQEWKKGYEVQTSPGGSYVSDPLLSGVVVVSIAGGYNDYQVRSKLESLDGIVPSSHGFMISSTSMKNVWLSMEHQAILWCNQLVVQVSHTLLSLVDSKTSQPFSDTEKRLWVLTRMLQSALAQSFNGMTPMKVSHELAMVASKGSESQLSTCSLDWKDDALDRDLYIQTSTVTILAMDGRRRWLDIELLGSNGKNHFIFVTNLAPCSGVRLHLWPEKEKSNSNLPVCERVVEVTSKMVLIPAGPAPKQSEPGSQTEQAPPSAVLKLGPEEMRGFRFLTISVAPREAISGKPPVAVSMAVGQFFNPEEGAVEVSSQSMLLSTYWAKEIYLKEDHPLAYNLSFATSLGLLPTTLSLKTAGCGINTFGLPDGETGDLDKDKLCKLRCFPPVALAWDSASGLHVFANIYSETIVIDSSPALWSSQSSEKTTVMLLVDPHCSYTASVHVSAPAMSSRFVLLYGPQIVGFSFAVTVFALMRQANQWDNKLSVPPLLSAVEYNLEMPSPFLLLAVLPLIISLFYSFLMAQPFPPLTSFTVVSLICFLMANAFISLLIIVSRFAFQASALVHTTVKSRCQALERNYSLAFLHWFSILSSSFVCLKQAVRILKLNTTIVMTLVAVTLVSFLHPALGLFVLLASHVLCCHNAMCCILMASRRKESVNQKNEDERKTRHASSREDPVSGDLSEKSFIETQADIFNHRHGLLILHLLAALMFVPSLAAWFQRIGTGQSFPWFADSALCVGVIFHGILNSRPESSSLRSFPFLSGHQLGPHHIYLLAGYYCFFSGLELAPYKVFYAIAALGYISLALKISQVNKNDLRFRTKSRIHRN